In Xanthomonas sacchari, a genomic segment contains:
- the hpf gene encoding ribosome hibernation-promoting factor, HPF/YfiA family: MRIETYGQQIEVTPALREYVETKLQRLKRHYEETIEVRAQLALRKPEHHVEATVNVPGRTLHADASAQTMYAAIDLLADKLDRLIIKHKEKKHDHHAAEVRDNLA, translated from the coding sequence ATGCGTATCGAGACCTACGGCCAGCAGATCGAAGTCACCCCCGCCCTGCGCGAGTACGTGGAGACCAAGCTGCAACGGCTGAAGCGACACTACGAGGAAACCATCGAGGTCCGCGCCCAGCTGGCGCTGCGCAAGCCCGAGCATCACGTCGAGGCCACCGTCAACGTCCCCGGCCGCACCCTGCACGCCGACGCCAGCGCGCAGACCATGTACGCGGCGATCGACCTGCTCGCCGACAAGCTGGACCGGCTGATCATCAAGCACAAGGAAAAGAAGCACGACCACCATGCGGCCGAGGTGCGCGACAATCTCGCGTGA
- a CDS encoding RNA polymerase factor sigma-54 — MKARLQTSLGQHLVMTPQLRQAIKLLQMSSAELEVEIAEAVESNPLLEWSEDAAPAFERGDGADHGHDHDHAPSEARSGDDGDRGDVAPSSDGADWNEAEPAWSGGSGGSFDDDDLGSAAERVAEPDTLIDHLLWQLHLSPLSPRDRSIGAALIDALDDDGYLREPLAAIAETLRPDILADEDEIGTVLHQIQRFDPAGIAARTLGECLTLQLDTLPEDTPGLALARTIANGPLERLPRSGVAGLAHELKRPAAEVDTAVALLRSLDPRPGKQIGELGSDTYVVPDCVVWRQRGVWHAALSAHAQPKVTIHRGYERLIRQCGESDAGYLRGQLQEARWLLKSLEARGETLLKVTRCLLKQQAGFLEFGEQALRPLTLREIAGELGLHESTISRAIARKYVRTPRGTIPLRAFFASGIDTDSGGEASSTAIQAMIRRLIDAENPRKPLSDAKLADLLKSAGVPVARRTVAKYREAMNISASHERVRIG; from the coding sequence ATGAAAGCACGGCTGCAGACATCGCTGGGACAGCACCTGGTCATGACGCCGCAGTTGCGTCAGGCGATCAAGCTGTTGCAGATGTCCAGCGCCGAGCTGGAAGTGGAAATCGCCGAGGCGGTGGAGAGCAACCCGCTGCTGGAATGGTCCGAGGACGCCGCACCGGCGTTCGAACGCGGCGATGGTGCCGACCACGGCCATGATCACGACCACGCGCCGAGCGAGGCGCGCAGCGGCGACGATGGCGACCGCGGCGATGTCGCGCCTTCCAGCGACGGCGCCGACTGGAACGAAGCCGAACCGGCCTGGAGCGGCGGCAGCGGCGGTTCGTTCGACGACGACGACCTGGGCAGCGCGGCCGAACGCGTGGCCGAGCCGGACACCCTGATCGACCACCTGCTGTGGCAGTTGCACCTGTCGCCGCTGTCCCCGCGCGACCGCAGCATCGGCGCGGCGCTGATCGACGCGCTCGACGACGACGGCTACCTGCGCGAGCCGCTGGCCGCGATCGCCGAGACCCTGCGCCCGGACATCCTCGCCGACGAAGACGAGATCGGCACCGTGCTGCACCAGATCCAGCGCTTCGATCCGGCCGGCATCGCCGCGCGCACCCTGGGCGAGTGCCTGACCCTGCAACTGGACACGCTGCCCGAGGACACGCCCGGGTTGGCGCTGGCGCGCACCATCGCCAACGGCCCGCTGGAGCGGCTGCCGCGCAGCGGCGTGGCCGGGCTGGCCCACGAACTCAAGCGTCCGGCGGCCGAGGTCGACACCGCGGTCGCGCTGCTGCGCTCGCTGGACCCGCGCCCGGGCAAGCAGATCGGCGAGCTCGGCAGCGATACCTACGTGGTGCCGGACTGCGTGGTCTGGCGCCAGCGCGGGGTCTGGCATGCGGCGCTGTCGGCGCACGCCCAGCCCAAGGTCACCATCCACCGCGGCTACGAACGGCTGATCCGCCAATGCGGCGAAAGCGACGCCGGCTACCTGCGCGGCCAGTTGCAGGAAGCGCGCTGGCTGCTGAAGAGCCTGGAGGCGCGCGGCGAGACCCTGCTCAAGGTGACCCGCTGCCTGCTCAAGCAGCAGGCCGGCTTCCTGGAGTTCGGCGAACAGGCGCTGCGGCCGCTGACCCTGCGCGAGATCGCCGGCGAACTTGGCCTTCACGAAAGCACCATCTCGCGCGCCATCGCCCGCAAGTACGTGCGCACCCCGCGCGGCACCATCCCGCTGCGCGCCTTCTTCGCCTCGGGCATCGACACCGACAGCGGCGGCGAGGCCTCCAGCACCGCGATCCAGGCGATGATCCGGCGGCTGATCGATGCGGAGAATCCGCGCAAGCCGCTTTCTGACGCCAAGCTGGCCGACCTGCTGAAAAGTGCCGGCGTCCCTGTAGCGCGCCGCACCGTGGCGAAGTATCGTGAGGCCATGAACATTTCCGCCTCCCACGAACGCGTCCGGATCGGCTAG
- the lptB gene encoding LPS export ABC transporter ATP-binding protein codes for MLLAEGLRKRYKQREVVRDFALTLEAGEVVGLLGPNGAGKTTCFYMIVGLVDADAGRIVLDGNDITALPMYKRAKLGVGYLPQEPSVFRKLSVADNIRLVLELREDLDAAGQERELVALLDELQISHVADQLGASLSGGERRRCEIARALAAKPRLMLLDEPFAGVDPISVGEIQRIVTHLKQRGIGVLITDHNVRETLGICDRAYILNEGSVLAQGAPEALLANSDVRRVYLGETFRL; via the coding sequence ATGCTGCTCGCCGAAGGCCTGCGCAAGCGCTACAAGCAGCGCGAAGTGGTGCGCGACTTTGCGCTGACCCTGGAAGCCGGCGAAGTGGTCGGCCTGCTCGGCCCCAACGGCGCCGGCAAGACCACCTGCTTCTACATGATCGTCGGCCTGGTCGACGCCGATGCCGGGCGCATCGTGCTCGACGGCAACGACATCACCGCGCTGCCGATGTACAAGCGCGCCAAGCTCGGCGTCGGCTACCTGCCGCAGGAACCGTCGGTGTTCCGCAAGCTCAGCGTCGCCGACAACATCCGCCTGGTGCTGGAACTGCGCGAGGATCTGGACGCCGCCGGCCAGGAACGCGAACTGGTGGCGCTGCTGGACGAACTGCAGATCAGCCACGTCGCCGACCAGCTCGGCGCCAGCCTCTCCGGCGGCGAGCGTCGCCGTTGCGAGATCGCCCGCGCGCTGGCCGCCAAGCCGCGGCTGATGCTGCTCGACGAACCCTTCGCCGGCGTCGACCCGATCTCGGTCGGCGAAATCCAGCGCATCGTCACCCACCTCAAGCAGCGCGGCATCGGCGTGTTGATCACCGACCACAACGTGCGCGAAACCTTGGGAATCTGCGACCGGGCGTATATCCTCAACGAGGGCAGTGTGTTGGCGCAGGGGGCGCCGGAAGCACTGCTGGCCAACAGCGACGTGCGCCGCGTCTACCTCGGGGAAACCTTCAGGCTCTGA
- the lptA gene encoding lipopolysaccharide transport periplasmic protein LptA: MNRTLPAKLALLALLLPALAMAKSSDRNQPMDITSASQSGNMLDDDGKIRYTGNVVIIQGTLEIHADTADLFKKNGDIDRVVLTGKQATLKQELDDGSPMDAVADNIDYKVPTDTVILTGNYRMTSPKGTNAGQRMVYNTKTGDMQGGGDGTRVHTVIQPKNAAAAPAAAPANNAKPAAKPAATPAKPAKQGGK, encoded by the coding sequence ATGAACCGAACGCTGCCCGCTAAGCTCGCACTGCTCGCCCTGCTGCTGCCCGCACTGGCGATGGCCAAGTCGTCCGATCGCAACCAGCCGATGGATATCACTTCCGCCAGCCAGAGCGGCAACATGCTCGACGACGACGGCAAGATCCGTTACACGGGCAATGTCGTCATCATCCAGGGCACGCTCGAAATCCATGCCGACACCGCCGACCTGTTCAAGAAGAACGGCGACATCGATCGCGTCGTGCTGACCGGCAAGCAGGCCACCTTGAAGCAGGAACTGGACGACGGCTCGCCGATGGACGCGGTCGCGGACAACATCGACTACAAGGTGCCCACCGACACGGTGATCCTCACCGGCAATTACCGCATGACCTCGCCCAAGGGCACCAACGCCGGCCAGCGCATGGTCTACAACACCAAGACCGGCGACATGCAGGGCGGTGGCGACGGCACGCGCGTGCACACCGTCATCCAGCCGAAGAATGCCGCCGCAGCGCCGGCCGCCGCGCCCGCGAACAACGCCAAGCCCGCCGCCAAGCCGGCCGCGACGCCCGCCAAGCCGGCCAAGCAAGGAGGCAAGTGA
- the lptC gene encoding LPS export ABC transporter periplasmic protein LptC — MNWRTTLGGLLLVGALISGWSAWNQRSKPTRNPSDEASVDYIARDFEIVSLDKQGKEAMTLRAPQMQRSRADQTLSIVTPLFLLPDANGQHWEMRSKTGWVSANGDELRLRDDVAGDSPKVPSIPPTTFRTQSLDVFPQTNSARTADPVTMTRPGMMQTGVGFQVDLKSRQYKLLSQVKTRYEPNAAR; from the coding sequence ATGAACTGGCGCACCACCCTCGGCGGCCTGCTGCTGGTCGGCGCGCTGATCAGCGGCTGGTCGGCCTGGAACCAGCGCAGCAAGCCCACCCGCAATCCGTCCGACGAAGCCAGCGTGGACTACATCGCCCGCGACTTCGAGATCGTCAGCCTGGACAAGCAGGGCAAGGAAGCGATGACCCTGCGCGCGCCGCAGATGCAACGCAGCCGCGCCGACCAGACCCTGTCGATCGTGACCCCGCTGTTCCTGCTGCCCGACGCCAACGGCCAGCACTGGGAAATGCGCAGCAAGACCGGCTGGGTCAGCGCCAATGGCGACGAACTGCGCCTGCGCGACGACGTCGCCGGCGACAGCCCCAAGGTGCCCAGCATCCCGCCCACCACCTTCCGTACCCAGAGCCTGGACGTGTTCCCGCAGACCAACAGCGCGCGCACCGCCGACCCGGTCACGATGACCCGGCCCGGTATGATGCAGACCGGCGTCGGCTTCCAGGTCGACTTGAAATCCCGGCAGTACAAGCTCCTTTCACAGGTCAAGACACGCTATGAACCGAACGCTGCCCGCTAA
- a CDS encoding KdsC family phosphatase — translation MPYSPLADLPADLIDRAARIRLACFDVDGTLTDGRLYYDRDGNESKAFNVLDGQGLVQLRRHGIDVALITARPSLAAEKRGQELGLLVQIGVKDKRAGVQALCDARGIGLEQVCFMGDDLPDLAPLRVVGLAVAPANAHPWTAEHVHWTTRARGGEGAARELCDVLLAAQGHVPSLLQEHGA, via the coding sequence ATGCCCTATTCCCCGCTGGCCGACCTCCCCGCCGACCTGATCGACCGCGCCGCCCGGATCCGCCTGGCGTGCTTCGACGTCGACGGCACGCTGACCGACGGCCGCCTGTACTACGACCGCGACGGCAACGAGAGCAAGGCCTTCAACGTGCTCGACGGCCAGGGCCTGGTGCAGCTGCGCCGGCACGGCATCGACGTGGCGCTGATCACCGCGCGCCCCAGCCTGGCCGCGGAGAAGCGCGGCCAGGAGCTGGGCCTGCTGGTGCAGATCGGGGTCAAGGACAAGCGCGCCGGCGTGCAGGCGCTGTGCGACGCGCGCGGCATCGGCCTGGAGCAGGTCTGCTTCATGGGCGACGACCTGCCCGACCTGGCGCCGCTGCGCGTGGTCGGCCTGGCGGTGGCTCCGGCCAACGCCCACCCCTGGACCGCCGAACACGTGCACTGGACCACCCGCGCCCGCGGCGGCGAAGGCGCGGCGCGCGAACTGTGCGACGTGCTGCTGGCCGCCCAGGGCCACGTCCCCTCGCTGCTGCAGGAGCATGGCGCATGA
- a CDS encoding KpsF/GutQ family sugar-phosphate isomerase has translation MDVSPLSPAAPDDAGLVASGRRVVEIEQAALAAVGARIGADFAAACRLILGSRGRVVATGMGKSGHVARKIAATLASTGTPAFFVHPGEAGHGDLGMITDADVVLALSYSGESDEILMLLPVLKRQGNAVIAMTGRAQSTLAREADLHLDVSVPAEACPLDLAPTSSTTASLALGDALAVALLDARGFTADDFARSHPAGSLGRRLLLHITDVMHGGDELPKVREDASLSEALVEMSRKRLGMTAVVDADDRLLGLFTDGDLRRALDSALDVRQTRIAEVMTRQPRTIGADQLAAEAARLMETHQINGLIVVDAAGRAVGALNIHDLLRARVV, from the coding sequence ATGGATGTATCGCCCCTGTCTCCCGCTGCGCCCGACGACGCCGGCCTGGTCGCTAGCGGCCGCCGCGTGGTCGAGATCGAGCAGGCCGCGCTGGCGGCGGTGGGCGCCCGCATCGGCGCCGACTTCGCCGCCGCCTGCCGGTTGATCCTGGGTTCGCGCGGGCGCGTGGTCGCCACCGGCATGGGCAAGTCCGGCCACGTGGCGCGCAAGATCGCCGCCACCCTCGCCTCCACCGGCACGCCGGCGTTCTTCGTGCATCCGGGCGAGGCCGGGCACGGCGACCTGGGCATGATCACCGACGCCGACGTGGTGCTGGCGCTGTCCTACTCCGGCGAGTCCGACGAGATCCTGATGCTGCTGCCGGTGCTCAAGCGCCAGGGCAATGCGGTGATCGCGATGACCGGCCGCGCGCAGTCCACGCTGGCGCGCGAGGCCGACCTGCACCTGGACGTCAGCGTGCCGGCCGAGGCCTGCCCGCTGGACCTGGCGCCGACCTCCAGCACCACCGCCTCGCTGGCGCTGGGCGACGCGCTGGCGGTGGCGCTGCTGGACGCGCGCGGCTTCACCGCCGACGACTTCGCCCGCTCGCACCCGGCCGGCAGCCTCGGCCGCCGCCTGCTGCTGCACATCACCGACGTCATGCACGGCGGCGACGAACTGCCCAAGGTGCGCGAGGACGCCAGCCTCAGCGAAGCGCTGGTGGAGATGAGCCGCAAGCGCCTGGGCATGACCGCGGTGGTGGACGCCGACGACCGCCTGCTCGGGCTGTTCACCGACGGCGACCTGCGCCGCGCCCTGGACAGCGCGCTGGACGTGCGCCAGACCCGTATCGCCGAGGTGATGACCCGGCAGCCGCGCACCATCGGCGCCGACCAGCTCGCCGCCGAGGCCGCGCGGCTGATGGAAACCCACCAGATCAACGGCCTGATCGTGGTCGACGCCGCCGGCCGCGCGGTCGGCGCGCTCAACATTCACGACCTGTTGCGCGCCAGAGTGGTTTAA
- a CDS encoding BolA family protein, whose product MDAETIRKLIEAGLPGARVQVQGDDGVHFEATVVSDAFAGKLPLARHRMVYATLGELMGGAIHALALTTLTPEQAERAAG is encoded by the coding sequence GTGGACGCCGAAACCATCCGTAAACTCATCGAGGCCGGCCTGCCTGGCGCGCGCGTGCAGGTGCAGGGCGACGACGGCGTGCACTTCGAGGCCACCGTGGTCAGCGACGCCTTCGCCGGCAAGCTGCCGCTGGCGCGCCACCGCATGGTCTACGCCACCCTGGGCGAGCTGATGGGCGGCGCCATCCACGCGCTGGCGCTGACCACCCTGACCCCCGAGCAGGCCGAGCGCGCGGCCGGTTGA
- the murA gene encoding UDP-N-acetylglucosamine 1-carboxyvinyltransferase: protein MAKIVVTGGSALHGEVNISGAKNAVLPILCATLLADAPVEITNVPQLHDVITTVKLLGELGAEVTIDEGTLSRGSAITVDPRKVHQHVAPYELVRTMRASILVLGPLLAKFGAAEVSLPGGCAIGSRPVDQHIKGLQALGAEISVENGYIKASSNGRLKGGRYVFDMVSVTGTENVLMAATLAEGTTVLENAAMEPEVSDLADCLIALGAKIEGAGTSRIVVHGVERLSGGRHAVLPDRIETGTFLVAAAMTGGSVTVRRARADTLDAVLDKLTEAGASIETGEDWIRLDMHGKRPRAVSLTTAPYPAFPTDMQAQFMALNCVADGVGVINETIFENRFMHVNELLRLGADIQIEGHTAIVRGSERLSGAPVMATDLRASASLILAGLVADGDTTIDRIYHLDRGYENIEEKLGALGASIRRVA, encoded by the coding sequence ATGGCCAAAATCGTAGTGACCGGCGGCAGCGCGCTGCACGGTGAAGTGAACATTTCCGGCGCCAAGAACGCCGTGCTGCCGATCCTCTGCGCGACCCTGCTGGCCGATGCGCCGGTGGAGATCACCAACGTGCCGCAATTGCACGACGTGATCACCACGGTGAAGCTGCTCGGCGAGCTGGGCGCGGAAGTCACCATCGACGAGGGCACGCTGTCGCGCGGCAGCGCAATCACCGTCGACCCGCGCAAGGTCCACCAGCACGTTGCCCCATACGAGCTGGTGCGCACCATGCGCGCCTCGATCCTGGTGCTGGGCCCGCTGCTGGCCAAGTTCGGCGCGGCCGAAGTGTCGCTGCCGGGCGGCTGCGCGATCGGCTCGCGGCCGGTCGACCAGCACATCAAGGGCCTGCAGGCGCTGGGCGCGGAGATCAGCGTCGAGAACGGCTACATCAAGGCCAGCAGCAATGGCCGGCTCAAGGGCGGCCGCTACGTGTTCGACATGGTCAGCGTCACCGGCACCGAGAACGTGCTGATGGCCGCGACCCTGGCCGAAGGCACCACCGTGCTGGAGAACGCGGCGATGGAGCCGGAGGTCAGCGACCTGGCCGACTGCCTGATCGCGCTGGGCGCGAAGATCGAAGGCGCGGGCACTTCGCGCATCGTCGTGCACGGCGTGGAGCGCCTGTCCGGCGGCCGTCACGCGGTGCTGCCGGACCGCATCGAGACCGGCACCTTCCTGGTCGCCGCGGCGATGACCGGCGGCAGCGTCACCGTGCGCCGCGCGCGCGCCGACACCCTCGATGCGGTGCTGGACAAGCTCACCGAGGCCGGCGCCAGCATCGAGACCGGCGAGGACTGGATCCGCCTGGACATGCACGGCAAGCGCCCGCGCGCGGTCAGCCTGACCACCGCGCCGTATCCGGCGTTCCCCACCGACATGCAGGCGCAGTTCATGGCGCTCAACTGCGTGGCCGACGGCGTCGGCGTGATCAACGAAACGATCTTCGAGAACCGTTTCATGCACGTCAACGAACTGCTGCGCCTGGGCGCGGACATCCAGATCGAAGGGCATACCGCGATCGTGCGCGGCAGCGAGCGGCTCAGCGGCGCGCCGGTGATGGCTACCGACCTGCGCGCCTCGGCCTCGCTGATCCTGGCCGGCCTGGTCGCCGACGGCGACACCACCATCGACCGCATCTACCACCTGGACCGGGGGTACGAGAACATCGAGGAGAAGCTGGGGGCGCTGGGCGCGTCCATCCGGCGCGTCGCATGA
- a CDS encoding EF-hand domain-containing protein, which produces MILSGRFSRRRKMLLAIVVVLLAWVGYAWYTGIAITQGIEERDMDWNGDGQVTRDEIWQSFYAVGVSRTQNGPRECSTFYWRSTGAQIRVDCRTTFKAAPAEKK; this is translated from the coding sequence ATGATCCTCAGTGGCCGCTTCAGCCGCCGGCGCAAGATGTTGCTGGCGATCGTGGTGGTGCTGCTGGCCTGGGTCGGCTATGCCTGGTACACCGGCATCGCCATCACCCAGGGCATCGAGGAGCGCGACATGGACTGGAACGGCGACGGCCAGGTCACCCGCGACGAGATCTGGCAGTCGTTCTACGCGGTCGGCGTCAGCCGCACCCAGAACGGCCCGCGTGAGTGCAGCACGTTCTACTGGCGCAGCACGGGTGCGCAGATCCGCGTGGATTGCCGCACCACCTTCAAGGCTGCGCCGGCGGAGAAGAAGTAA
- a CDS encoding DUF3108 domain-containing protein yields MTRIARPLTALAAALLATASLPALALEPFTADYQASYMGMQANGVMTLAKEGGNRWRYSLAIKNQVADLSQSTVFEEKGGQLRPLSSDDRSVFLIKKKAVTANYDWSTGQATWGGDLKADRRGPVKLQPGDMDALLINLAIARDVNAGKTPSYRMVDEGRAKPMTYRVAGKEAVTVNGKTEQATKVSRTDGSKEIVAWIVPDMPVPVRILQRENGQDALDLTIKALR; encoded by the coding sequence ATGACCCGCATCGCCCGCCCGCTGACCGCCCTCGCCGCCGCCCTGCTGGCCACGGCCAGCCTGCCCGCCCTGGCCCTGGAGCCGTTCACCGCGGACTACCAGGCCAGCTACATGGGCATGCAGGCCAACGGCGTCATGACCCTGGCCAAGGAAGGCGGCAACCGCTGGCGCTACAGCCTGGCGATCAAGAACCAGGTCGCCGACCTCAGCCAGAGCACCGTGTTCGAGGAAAAGGGCGGGCAGCTGCGTCCGCTCAGCAGCGACGACCGCTCGGTGTTCCTGATCAAGAAGAAGGCGGTGACCGCCAACTACGACTGGAGCACCGGCCAGGCGACCTGGGGCGGCGACCTCAAGGCCGACCGCCGCGGCCCGGTGAAGCTGCAGCCGGGCGACATGGACGCGCTGCTGATCAATCTGGCGATCGCGCGCGACGTCAATGCCGGCAAGACCCCGAGCTACCGCATGGTCGACGAGGGCCGCGCCAAGCCGATGACCTACCGCGTCGCCGGCAAGGAAGCGGTCACCGTCAACGGCAAGACCGAGCAGGCCACCAAGGTCAGCCGCACCGATGGCTCCAAGGAAATCGTCGCCTGGATCGTGCCGGACATGCCGGTGCCGGTGCGCATCCTGCAGCGCGAGAACGGCCAGGACGCGCTGGACCTGACCATCAAGGCGTTGCGCTGA
- a CDS encoding DUF3108 domain-containing protein, translating to MKLAPRPFALLVASGLGLLAPIVGAQVVPAPTAPPAPQTAPAPTTPATGTPAPAAVAPPALPAEAWTPPPLQPFVATYDALYKGKPAGDARMDVVHTGGDQWRVDLGVHGRSGFASILGLNIEQSTVFTVQDGRYVPQSQSTVKKAVFFGKKVTGVYDWKQGVARWDGDLKKDRQAPIPLQPGDQSALLLNLSLMRDAQPGKTMTYRFVDVGRVREHVYRAADQTETVQVGDISYDALRVSRTNGGRNETILWIANGVPTPVRILQREDGEDRIDLRLTEYQGA from the coding sequence ATGAAGCTCGCTCCGCGTCCGTTCGCCCTCCTCGTCGCGTCCGGCCTCGGCCTGCTGGCGCCCATCGTCGGTGCGCAGGTCGTACCGGCGCCCACCGCGCCGCCGGCGCCGCAGACCGCGCCCGCCCCGACAACGCCCGCCACCGGCACACCCGCGCCGGCCGCGGTCGCGCCGCCGGCGCTGCCCGCCGAAGCCTGGACGCCGCCGCCGCTGCAGCCGTTCGTGGCCACCTACGACGCCCTGTACAAGGGCAAGCCGGCCGGCGACGCGCGCATGGACGTGGTGCACACCGGCGGCGACCAGTGGCGGGTCGACCTGGGCGTGCACGGCCGCAGCGGCTTCGCCAGCATCCTCGGCCTGAACATCGAGCAGAGCACGGTGTTCACCGTGCAGGACGGCCGCTATGTGCCGCAGAGCCAGAGCACGGTCAAGAAGGCGGTGTTCTTCGGCAAGAAGGTCACCGGCGTGTACGACTGGAAACAGGGCGTGGCGCGCTGGGACGGCGACCTGAAGAAGGACCGGCAGGCGCCGATCCCGCTGCAGCCCGGCGACCAGAGCGCGCTGCTGCTCAACCTGTCGCTGATGCGCGATGCGCAGCCGGGCAAGACCATGACCTACCGCTTCGTCGACGTCGGCCGGGTGCGCGAACATGTGTACCGCGCCGCCGACCAGACCGAAACCGTGCAGGTCGGCGACATCAGCTACGACGCACTGCGGGTGTCGCGCACCAATGGCGGCCGCAATGAGACCATCCTGTGGATCGCCAACGGCGTGCCAACGCCGGTGCGCATCCTGCAGCGCGAAGACGGCGAAGACCGCATCGACCTGCGCCTGACCGAATACCAAGGAGCCTGA
- the purN gene encoding phosphoribosylglycinamide formyltransferase yields MTLRLAVLASGRGSNLQAILAAIAAGTLDAEVVGVFGDRPAAPALAMVAPDRRWAAPPKAFPDRAAFDQALGDAVAAVRPDWVVCAGYMRILGAGIVQRFSGRLLNIHPSLLPKYRGLHTHAQALAAGDAEHGASVHFVVPELDAGAVIAQVRVPVQAGDGPDDLAQRLLPREHRLLCAVLRLAAAGRLAERDGKVWLDGQCRFSPLRLDCDDVLLP; encoded by the coding sequence ATGACCCTCCGTCTCGCTGTGCTCGCCTCCGGCCGCGGCTCCAACCTGCAGGCCATCCTCGCCGCGATCGCCGCCGGCACCCTCGATGCCGAGGTGGTCGGCGTGTTCGGCGATCGCCCCGCGGCGCCGGCGCTGGCGATGGTGGCACCGGACCGGCGCTGGGCGGCGCCACCCAAGGCCTTCCCCGACCGCGCCGCGTTCGACCAGGCGCTGGGCGACGCCGTCGCCGCGGTGCGGCCGGACTGGGTGGTCTGCGCCGGCTACATGCGCATTCTCGGCGCCGGCATCGTGCAGCGCTTCAGCGGGCGCCTGCTCAACATCCACCCCTCGCTGCTGCCCAAGTACCGCGGCCTGCACACGCATGCGCAGGCCCTGGCGGCCGGCGACGCCGAGCACGGGGCCAGCGTGCATTTCGTGGTGCCGGAACTGGACGCCGGCGCGGTGATCGCGCAGGTACGGGTGCCGGTGCAGGCCGGCGACGGCCCGGACGATCTGGCGCAGCGCCTGCTGCCGCGCGAACACCGGCTGCTGTGCGCGGTGCTGCGGCTGGCCGCGGCGGGCCGCCTGGCTGAACGGGACGGCAAGGTCTGGCTGGACGGTCAGTGCCGGTTTAGTCCGCTGCGCCTAGATTGCGACGACGTGCTGCTTCCCTGA
- the purM gene encoding phosphoribosylformylglycinamidine cyclo-ligase, with product MTTSQPPAAAPLTYRDAGVDIDAGNAVVERIKPLVKRSFRPEVMGGLGGFGALFDLSGKYREPVLVSGTDGVGTKLKLAQQLGRHDTIGIDLVGMCVNDVLVQGAEPLFFLDYFATGKLDVETTVAVVGGIARGCELAGCALIGGETAEMPDMYPPGEYDLAGFTVGAVEKSQLLDGARVRQGDVLIGIASSGPHSNGYSLIRRIYDRAGRPAELQVGGVALADALMAPTALYVKPILSLLREQGEGIHAMAHITGGGLTENIIRVIPDGLGLDIRASAWTLPPVFDWLQREGAVADSEMWRTFNCGIGFVLVAAPEQAAALERSLDALGLAHWQIGAVVAAADAGERVHIG from the coding sequence GTGACCACTTCCCAGCCCCCCGCCGCCGCCCCGTTGACCTACCGCGACGCCGGCGTCGACATCGATGCCGGCAACGCCGTCGTCGAACGCATCAAGCCCCTGGTCAAGCGCAGTTTCCGCCCCGAGGTGATGGGCGGGCTGGGCGGCTTCGGCGCGCTGTTCGACCTGTCCGGCAAGTACCGCGAGCCGGTGCTGGTGTCCGGCACCGACGGCGTCGGCACCAAGCTGAAGCTGGCGCAGCAGCTCGGCCGCCACGACACGATCGGCATCGACCTGGTCGGCATGTGCGTCAACGACGTGCTGGTGCAGGGCGCCGAGCCGCTGTTCTTCCTGGACTACTTCGCCACCGGCAAGCTCGACGTGGAGACCACCGTGGCGGTGGTCGGCGGCATCGCCCGCGGCTGCGAACTGGCCGGCTGCGCGCTGATCGGCGGCGAGACCGCGGAAATGCCCGACATGTACCCGCCGGGCGAATACGACCTGGCCGGCTTCACCGTCGGCGCGGTGGAGAAGTCGCAGCTGCTCGACGGCGCCCGGGTGCGCCAGGGCGACGTGCTAATCGGCATCGCCTCCTCCGGCCCGCATTCCAACGGCTACTCGCTGATCCGCCGCATCTACGACCGCGCCGGGCGCCCGGCCGAGCTGCAGGTCGGCGGCGTGGCCCTGGCCGACGCGCTGATGGCGCCGACCGCACTGTACGTCAAGCCGATCCTGTCGCTGCTGCGCGAACAGGGCGAGGGCATCCACGCCATGGCGCACATTACCGGCGGCGGCCTGACCGAGAACATCATCCGGGTGATCCCGGACGGCCTGGGCCTGGACATCCGCGCCAGCGCCTGGACCCTGCCGCCGGTGTTCGACTGGCTGCAGCGCGAAGGCGCGGTGGCCGACAGCGAGATGTGGCGCACCTTCAACTGCGGCATCGGCTTCGTGCTGGTTGCCGCGCCCGAGCAGGCGGCCGCGCTGGAACGCAGCCTGGACGCCCTGGGCCTGGCGCACTGGCAGATCGGCGCGGTGGTGGCCGCCGCGGACGCCGGCGAACGCGTGCACATCGGCTGA